A region of Sulfurovum sp. DNA encodes the following proteins:
- a CDS encoding S8 family serine peptidase yields MKLLLILLLAILLIGCGENNKEDPLKKDQWYLDGSKNEYIDINLQHSLYRGRNVLIAIVDNGIDIFHEDLKENIGVGSYSYLTKEYSFNDANHGTACAGIIAGVEGNGKGIRGIASKAKVIGYNALKVPSISNIADALIRNKEKVWISNNSWGDFNSWGEPLLLRSIEEEALKDGVRYGRNGKGIIYVFSAGNGSADEKSVPTDNVNYSGLVNNRYTIPVGAVDEFGKKAHYSEVGATLIVVAPSKGSTEGAGIVTTDVTGEKGYNPETFPSDYKNHSYTKNFGGTSASAPMVSGVVALMLEANSHLTWRDVRMVLAQSATKNDPNDSDWEYNGANLHINHKYGFGLVNAKEAIDLALNWKGVAEEKLIEKFQDVNVSIPDNNDNGVDGVINIEKNISIEFIDIYFNTNDHQKLGDLEITLISPYGTKSILAQRHEEAFEGIFKYNNWRFGTMRHLNEYSKGEWKLQVKDLREGNSGTFISWGLKIYGH; encoded by the coding sequence ATGAAATTATTATTGATCCTATTATTGGCAATATTATTAATAGGTTGTGGAGAAAACAACAAAGAGGACCCACTCAAAAAAGACCAATGGTATTTAGATGGGTCAAAAAATGAATATATTGATATAAACTTACAACATAGTTTATATAGAGGGAGAAACGTATTGATAGCCATTGTTGATAATGGTATAGATATTTTTCATGAGGATTTAAAAGAGAATATTGGGGTTGGTAGCTATAGTTATCTCACAAAAGAGTATAGTTTTAATGATGCAAATCATGGAACCGCATGTGCTGGAATAATCGCAGGGGTTGAAGGAAATGGCAAAGGCATAAGAGGAATTGCTTCAAAAGCAAAAGTAATAGGCTACAATGCATTAAAAGTACCATCTATTAGTAATATTGCAGATGCGCTTATAAGAAATAAAGAAAAAGTTTGGATTTCAAATAATAGTTGGGGTGATTTTAATTCATGGGGTGAGCCATTATTATTAAGAAGCATCGAAGAAGAGGCCTTAAAAGATGGTGTGCGGTATGGTAGAAATGGAAAAGGTATTATTTATGTATTTAGTGCGGGAAATGGTTCAGCAGACGAGAAGAGTGTGCCAACTGACAATGTCAATTATAGTGGATTAGTGAACAACAGATATACAATACCAGTTGGTGCAGTTGATGAATTTGGTAAAAAAGCCCACTATTCAGAAGTGGGTGCTACATTAATTGTTGTTGCTCCATCAAAAGGGAGTACTGAAGGGGCTGGAATTGTTACAACAGATGTGACAGGAGAAAAGGGTTACAACCCTGAAACTTTCCCTAGTGATTATAAAAATCACAGTTATACCAAGAATTTTGGCGGAACTTCTGCATCAGCACCCATGGTAAGTGGTGTTGTTGCATTAATGCTTGAAGCAAATTCGCATTTAACTTGGCGAGATGTTAGAATGGTATTGGCTCAAAGTGCTACTAAAAATGACCCCAACGATAGTGATTGGGAGTACAATGGTGCAAATTTGCATATTAACCATAAATATGGATTTGGTTTAGTCAATGCAAAAGAAGCCATAGATTTAGCATTAAATTGGAAGGGTGTAGCAGAGGAAAAATTGATAGAAAAATTTCAAGATGTTAATGTATCAATTCCTGACAATAATGACAATGGGGTAGATGGTGTTATCAATATAGAAAAAAATATTTCTATTGAATTTATTGATATTTATTTTAATACAAATGATCATCAAAAATTAGGAGATTTAGAAATTACTCTCATATCACCATATGGAACAAAAAGTATATTGGCACAAAGACATGAAGAAGCGTTTGAGGGTATTTTTAAATATAATAATTGGAGGTTTGGAACAATGAGACATCTTAATGAGTATTCAAAGGGTGAATGGAAATTGCAAGTAAAAGATTTACGAGAAGGCAATAGTGGTACTTTTATATCGTGGGGATTAAAAATTTATGGGCATTAG